A genomic region of Aureimonas populi contains the following coding sequences:
- the adh gene encoding aldehyde dehydrogenase: MNKAEFSRTTKAPFNARYGNFIGGEWRDALSGRTFQNTSPVNGRPLCEVARSGPEDVEAALDAAHKAREAWGRTSPAERALILIRIADRMEENLDLLALAETWDNGKPIRETTAADLPLAIDHFRYFAGALRAQEGGISEIDHDTVAYHFHEPLGVVGQIIPWNFPLLMACWKLAPALAAGNCVVLKPAEQTPASILVWAELVGDLLPPGVLNIVNGFGLEAGKPLASSPRIAKIAFTGETTTGRLIMQYASQNLIPVTLELGGKSPNIFFKDVVDEDDDFFDKALEGFAMFALNQGEVCTCPSRALVHESIYDRFMERALRRVEAIVQGDPLDSATMVGAQASSEQLEKILSYFDIGRQEGAEVLAGGERNELPGDLAGGYYVKPTVFKGHNGMRVFQEEIFGPVVSVTTFKDDEEALSIANDTLYGLGAGIWTRNGNTAYRFGRAIQAGRVWTNCYHAYPAHAAFGGYKQSGIGRENHKMMLDHYQQTKNMLVSYSPKKLGFF; the protein is encoded by the coding sequence ATGAACAAGGCGGAATTCTCACGCACCACCAAGGCGCCCTTCAACGCGCGCTACGGCAATTTCATCGGCGGCGAGTGGCGCGATGCGCTCTCGGGCCGCACGTTCCAGAATACCTCGCCCGTCAACGGCCGGCCCCTGTGCGAAGTGGCCCGCTCCGGCCCGGAGGACGTGGAGGCCGCGCTCGACGCCGCCCACAAGGCCAGGGAAGCGTGGGGCCGCACCAGCCCGGCCGAGCGCGCCCTGATCCTCATCCGCATCGCCGACCGCATGGAGGAGAATCTCGACCTCCTCGCCCTTGCCGAGACCTGGGACAACGGCAAGCCGATCCGCGAGACGACGGCGGCGGACCTGCCGCTGGCGATCGACCACTTCCGTTATTTCGCCGGGGCGCTGCGCGCGCAGGAAGGCGGCATCTCGGAGATCGACCACGATACCGTCGCCTATCATTTCCACGAGCCGCTGGGCGTCGTCGGCCAGATCATTCCATGGAACTTCCCGCTGCTCATGGCCTGCTGGAAGCTGGCCCCGGCGCTAGCCGCCGGCAATTGCGTGGTGCTCAAGCCCGCCGAGCAGACCCCGGCCTCCATCCTCGTATGGGCCGAGCTGGTGGGCGACCTGCTGCCGCCCGGCGTCCTCAACATCGTCAACGGCTTCGGGCTGGAGGCGGGCAAGCCGCTGGCCTCCTCGCCGCGCATCGCCAAGATCGCCTTCACCGGCGAGACGACGACCGGCCGCCTCATCATGCAATACGCATCGCAGAACCTCATCCCGGTCACGCTGGAGCTGGGCGGCAAGTCGCCCAACATCTTCTTCAAGGACGTGGTGGACGAGGACGACGACTTCTTCGACAAGGCACTGGAAGGCTTCGCCATGTTCGCGCTGAACCAGGGCGAGGTCTGCACCTGCCCTAGCCGCGCCTTGGTGCATGAAAGCATCTACGACCGCTTCATGGAGCGCGCGCTCAGGCGCGTGGAGGCCATCGTGCAGGGCGACCCGCTGGACAGCGCCACCATGGTCGGCGCGCAAGCCTCCTCCGAGCAGCTCGAAAAGATCCTCTCCTATTTCGACATCGGCCGGCAGGAAGGCGCCGAGGTGCTGGCGGGCGGCGAAAGGAACGAGCTGCCGGGCGATCTGGCCGGCGGCTACTACGTCAAGCCCACGGTCTTCAAGGGCCACAACGGGATGCGCGTCTTCCAGGAGGAGATCTTCGGGCCGGTCGTGTCCGTGACCACCTTCAAGGACGACGAGGAGGCCCTCTCCATCGCCAACGACACGCTCTACGGCTTAGGCGCGGGCATCTGGACGCGCAACGGCAACACGGCCTACCGCTTCGGCCGCGCCATCCAGGCCGGCCGCGTGTGGACCAACTGCTACCACGCCTATCCCGCCCACGCCGCCTTCGGCGGCTACAAGCAGTCGGGCATCGGGCGCGAGAACCACAAGATGATGCTGGACCACTACCAGCAGACCAAGAATATGCTGGTCAGCTACTCGCCCAAAAAGCTCGGTTTCTTCTGA
- the adhP gene encoding alcohol dehydrogenase AdhP, translating to MAKTMKAAVVREFGKPLTIDEVPIPEPGPGQIQVAIKASGVCHTDLHAAEGDWPVKPNPPFIPGHEGVGFVSAVGAGVRHIKEGDRVGVPWLYTACGHCRHCLGGWETLCHEQENTGYSVNGGFADYVVADPNFVGHLPKEIDFLEIAPILCAGVTVYKGLKVTDTKPGDWVVISGIGGLGHLAVQYAKAMGMNVAAVDIDDAKLDLARRLGATLTVNARNEDPAAVIRKETDGGANGVLVTAVSNKAFEQAIGMVGRGGTVALNGLPPGDFPLDIFGLVLNGVTVRGSIVGTRLDLQEAIDFAAEGKVKATVASGKLEDINDIFAKMHKGAIEGRIVLDLAA from the coding sequence ATGGCGAAAACCATGAAGGCCGCCGTCGTGCGCGAGTTCGGCAAGCCGCTGACTATCGACGAGGTGCCGATTCCCGAGCCCGGCCCCGGCCAGATCCAGGTCGCCATCAAGGCGAGCGGCGTGTGCCACACCGACCTGCACGCCGCCGAGGGCGACTGGCCCGTGAAGCCCAACCCGCCCTTCATCCCGGGCCATGAGGGCGTGGGCTTCGTCTCGGCCGTCGGCGCGGGCGTGCGCCACATCAAGGAAGGCGACCGCGTCGGCGTGCCCTGGCTCTACACCGCCTGCGGCCACTGCCGCCACTGCCTGGGCGGTTGGGAGACGCTCTGCCACGAGCAGGAGAACACCGGCTACTCGGTCAATGGCGGCTTTGCCGATTATGTGGTGGCCGACCCCAACTTCGTGGGCCACCTGCCCAAGGAGATCGACTTCCTGGAGATCGCGCCCATCCTGTGCGCGGGCGTCACGGTCTACAAGGGCCTGAAAGTGACGGACACCAAGCCCGGCGACTGGGTGGTGATCTCGGGCATCGGCGGCCTCGGGCACCTGGCCGTGCAGTACGCCAAGGCCATGGGGATGAACGTGGCGGCGGTCGATATCGACGACGCCAAGCTCGACCTGGCGCGCCGCCTCGGCGCCACCCTCACGGTCAACGCCCGCAACGAGGACCCCGCCGCCGTGATCCGCAAGGAGACCGATGGCGGCGCCAACGGCGTCCTCGTCACCGCCGTCAGCAACAAGGCGTTCGAGCAGGCCATCGGCATGGTCGGGCGCGGCGGCACGGTGGCGCTGAACGGCCTGCCGCCGGGTGACTTCCCGCTCGACATCTTCGGCCTCGTGCTGAACGGCGTCACCGTGCGCGGCTCCATCGTCGGCACCCGCCTCGATCTTCAGGAGGCGATCGACTTCGCGGCCGAAGGCAAGGTGAAGGCGACGGTGGCCTCCGGCAAGCTGGAGGACATCAACGACATCTTCGCCAAAATGCACAAGGGCGCGATCGAGGGCCGCATCGTCCTCGATCTCGCGGCCTGA
- a CDS encoding DUF779 domain-containing protein, producing MGRAVQEKVSATPAALELLAEIVADHGPVLFHQSGGCCDGSSPMCYPAADFMIGDRDVLLGHIGGAPFYIGAAQYDAWKHTDLVIDVVPGRGGMFSLDNGRERRFLTRSTLCAVPGPA from the coding sequence ATGGGCCGGGCCGTGCAGGAAAAGGTCTCCGCCACGCCGGCCGCGCTGGAGCTGCTGGCCGAGATCGTGGCTGACCACGGCCCGGTCCTCTTCCACCAGTCGGGGGGCTGCTGCGACGGCTCTTCGCCCATGTGCTACCCGGCCGCCGATTTCATGATCGGCGACCGGGACGTGCTTCTTGGCCATATCGGCGGCGCGCCGTTCTATATCGGCGCCGCCCAGTACGACGCCTGGAAGCATACCGACCTCGTCATCGACGTGGTGCCCGGGCGCGGCGGCATGTTCTCCCTCGACAACGGTCGGGAACGCCGCTTCCTGACCCGCTCGACGCTCTGCGCCGTTCCCGGCCCCGCGTAA
- the bla gene encoding class A beta-lactamase: MTKTALPPLMAALMLGLSSMAAAAEDRVVETAREIEQRLGARVGLAIHDLESGTSWRHNADERFPMASTFKALACAGLLARVDAGEEDAGRTVTIEAEDLVAHAPVTEKLVGQEVSLHDLCAATMATSDNPAANAIIDSLGGPGGVTAFVRSLGDETTRLDRRETELNEGTPGDPRDTTSPAAISATLRELVLGSALSAGSRGQLTEWLVANEVGGPLLRAGIPAGWRIGDRTGAGGHGTRGIVAVMWPPEREPIVAAIYVTETAASMDDRNLAIAEIGRALSAAIAE; encoded by the coding sequence ATGACGAAGACTGCCCTTCCGCCTCTTATGGCGGCCCTGATGCTCGGCTTATCCAGCATGGCGGCGGCGGCCGAGGACCGTGTGGTGGAGACCGCGCGGGAGATCGAGCAGCGGCTGGGGGCGCGGGTGGGGCTGGCCATCCATGATCTGGAGAGCGGCACGAGCTGGCGTCACAATGCCGACGAGCGCTTTCCCATGGCCAGCACGTTCAAGGCTCTCGCCTGCGCCGGGCTTCTGGCCAGGGTCGACGCTGGCGAGGAGGACGCCGGACGCACCGTGACCATCGAGGCGGAAGACCTCGTCGCCCACGCGCCCGTCACCGAAAAGCTGGTGGGCCAGGAGGTTTCGCTGCACGATCTCTGCGCGGCGACGATGGCCACGAGCGACAACCCGGCCGCCAACGCGATCATCGACAGCCTGGGCGGCCCCGGCGGCGTGACCGCCTTCGTGCGCTCCCTCGGCGACGAGACGACGCGGCTGGACCGGCGGGAAACGGAGTTGAACGAGGGCACGCCGGGCGACCCGAGGGACACCACCTCCCCCGCAGCCATCTCTGCCACGCTGCGCGAGCTGGTGCTGGGAAGCGCGCTTTCGGCAGGCTCGCGCGGGCAGCTTACGGAGTGGCTGGTCGCGAACGAGGTCGGCGGCCCGCTACTGCGCGCCGGCATCCCCGCCGGCTGGCGCATCGGCGACAGGACCGGGGCCGGCGGGCACGGCACGCGCGGCATCGTCGCCGTGATGTGGCCGCCCGAGCGCGAGCCGATCGTCGCCGCCATCTACGTCACCGAGACGGCTGCCTCCATGGACGATCGCAACCTCGCCATCGCCGAGATCGGCCGCGCCCTTTCCGCCGCCATCGCCGAGTAA
- the opgC gene encoding OpgC domain-containing protein: MLSIAINHVAVIPNRLEFDGWQVPTLTLYGYSSAAEIFVFLSGYMVGLVYLSKENPEKLLLRRAGTLYAVNVAAFISSWMIIAVLSPEIRDASGFAFFMESPVSGFALFAVLLVQPLFTDVLALYTALLLLTALLVSPLRMHPARVILASLAIYGAVYVAGAMGLTLNVPGGLPEDDWLWTFNPFTWQFLFIGAVVLGRYRFLSVLFEFLERNRTFALAIVIILAASIGLFLAIQALGIYYVPLSGKTNLGPVRLAHAALVILALMSLLTLIDRRAQEWLGWLSLIGRHTLPCYAFSIPLTYALAGLWFSLGRTQTAYLLCALMVVLAMLAVATVMERRKQRSL, translated from the coding sequence ATGCTGAGCATCGCGATCAATCACGTCGCGGTCATCCCGAACCGCCTGGAGTTCGACGGGTGGCAGGTTCCGACCTTGACCCTCTACGGCTATTCGTCCGCGGCGGAGATTTTCGTCTTCCTCTCCGGCTACATGGTCGGACTGGTTTATCTCTCGAAGGAGAACCCCGAGAAGCTGCTCCTGCGGCGGGCAGGGACCCTGTATGCGGTCAATGTCGCCGCCTTCATCTCCTCCTGGATGATCATCGCGGTTCTCAGCCCCGAGATCCGGGACGCGAGCGGCTTTGCCTTCTTCATGGAAAGCCCCGTTTCGGGATTCGCGCTGTTCGCGGTGTTGCTTGTCCAGCCTCTCTTCACGGATGTCCTGGCGCTCTACACCGCACTGCTGCTGCTCACCGCGCTTCTGGTGAGCCCGCTGCGAATGCATCCGGCCCGGGTCATCCTCGCATCCCTCGCCATTTACGGCGCGGTCTATGTGGCCGGCGCGATGGGGCTGACGTTGAACGTGCCCGGTGGCCTGCCGGAAGACGACTGGCTGTGGACCTTCAATCCCTTCACCTGGCAGTTCCTGTTCATAGGCGCGGTCGTCCTCGGACGGTACAGGTTCCTGTCCGTCCTGTTTGAATTCCTCGAACGAAACAGAACCTTTGCTCTCGCCATCGTCATCATTCTCGCGGCGAGTATCGGTCTCTTCCTGGCGATACAGGCGCTGGGGATCTATTACGTTCCGCTTTCGGGAAAAACCAATCTGGGCCCGGTCCGGCTGGCTCATGCGGCGCTGGTCATCCTGGCGCTGATGTCGCTTCTGACGCTCATCGACCGTCGAGCGCAGGAATGGCTGGGCTGGTTGTCCCTGATCGGCCGGCACACGCTGCCCTGCTACGCCTTCAGCATCCCGCTGACCTACGCCCTGGCGGGCCTCTGGTTCTCGCTGGGACGGACGCAGACCGCCTATCTCCTCTGCGCCCTGATGGTCGTTCTCGCAATGCTGGCCGTCGCCACGGTCATGGAACGCAGGAAGCAGCGATCCCTCTGA
- a CDS encoding c-type cytochrome: protein MKNALTLAALIAIGTPALAQEDEVVSFGRALAESNCASCHAIGREDESAHPEAVPFRELSERYPIDALEEAFAEGIQVGHPDMPMFQAEPDQIEAILAYIETVQ, encoded by the coding sequence ATGAAGAATGCCCTCACCCTCGCCGCCCTTATCGCGATCGGCACGCCCGCGCTGGCGCAGGAGGACGAGGTGGTGAGCTTCGGTCGCGCGCTGGCGGAATCGAACTGCGCCAGTTGCCATGCCATCGGCCGTGAGGACGAGAGCGCCCATCCCGAGGCGGTCCCGTTTCGCGAACTGTCCGAGCGCTATCCGATCGACGCGCTGGAGGAAGCCTTCGCGGAGGGCATCCAGGTGGGGCACCCGGACATGCCCATGTTTCAGGCCGAGCCGGACCAGATCGAGGCGATCCTCGCCTATATCGAGACCGTGCAATAG
- a CDS encoding Thivi_2564 family membrane protein, with the protein MNILISLLITVLVIVLVLWLVEKLPLEGNIKQIVRIIVIIIGIISLLRYLAVF; encoded by the coding sequence ATGAATATCCTCATCAGCCTGTTGATCACCGTCCTGGTGATCGTCCTCGTCCTGTGGCTGGTCGAGAAACTGCCGCTCGAGGGCAATATCAAGCAGATCGTGCGGATTATCGTCATCATCATCGGCATCATCTCGCTGCTGCGCTATCTCGCCGTCTTCTAG
- a CDS encoding DUF1236 domain-containing protein, protein MRTALLAASAAAIAFAAPAFAQTTTTTTTTVIEETTASPVIEIPAPVRTYVVEQARPSVTLEGRVVRGEILPDTVEYYEIPEQPDYAYTIVNDQRVIVRPSTREIIEVY, encoded by the coding sequence ATGCGTACCGCCCTTCTGGCCGCTTCGGCCGCCGCCATCGCCTTTGCCGCGCCCGCCTTCGCGCAGACGACGACCACCACCACGACGACAGTCATCGAGGAGACGACCGCCTCGCCGGTGATCGAGATTCCCGCTCCGGTGCGCACCTATGTGGTCGAGCAGGCGCGGCCTTCGGTGACGCTGGAAGGGCGCGTGGTGCGCGGTGAGATCCTGCCCGATACCGTCGAGTATTACGAGATCCCCGAGCAGCCGGACTACGCCTACACCATCGTCAACGACCAGCGCGTGATCGTGCGTCCGTCCACTCGGGAAATCATCGAGGTCTACTGA
- a CDS encoding DUF982 domain-containing protein has product MEHNLFAEPVRVFAGLGVPREIKTVFQAYTFLMEMPGHRDRADHIVARKACLAAMNHRVEAQTARSAFAAFARRVGILVPEVDEAAAAQVLAGGGSRTPA; this is encoded by the coding sequence ATGGAGCACAACCTCTTCGCCGAGCCCGTTCGGGTCTTCGCCGGTCTCGGCGTTCCGCGCGAGATCAAGACCGTCTTCCAGGCCTATACCTTCCTGATGGAAATGCCCGGCCATCGCGACCGGGCCGATCATATCGTCGCGCGCAAGGCGTGTCTTGCCGCCATGAACCATCGGGTCGAGGCGCAGACCGCCCGGAGCGCGTTCGCCGCCTTCGCGCGCCGGGTGGGAATCCTGGTGCCGGAGGTGGACGAAGCGGCGGCCGCCCAGGTGCTGGCGGGCGGCGGCAGCCGAACGCCGGCCTGA
- a CDS encoding metallophosphoesterase family protein yields MIYFTGDTHFGDPRVLRIDRRPFPSMGEHDAALIASWNEVVRPEDEIWHLGDFARGTRDGVEALLASLNGRKHLIIGNNDPLDTVEARGWSSVQHYAEMVVDGHRLILCHYPFRTWNQMGKKSVNLHGHSHGRLTPVTRQHDVGVDPQGLRPVTLATILAPKRKRRAP; encoded by the coding sequence ATGATCTACTTCACCGGCGACACCCATTTCGGCGACCCTCGCGTGCTGCGGATCGACCGCCGGCCATTCCCTTCGATGGGCGAGCACGATGCGGCCCTGATCGCTTCGTGGAACGAGGTCGTCCGCCCCGAGGATGAAATCTGGCATCTCGGCGACTTCGCGCGGGGCACAAGGGATGGCGTCGAGGCGCTTCTCGCCTCGTTGAACGGCCGCAAGCACCTCATCATCGGCAACAACGACCCGCTCGACACGGTGGAGGCGAGGGGGTGGAGCAGCGTGCAGCACTATGCCGAGATGGTGGTGGACGGCCACCGCCTGATCCTGTGCCATTACCCGTTCCGCACGTGGAACCAGATGGGCAAGAAGTCGGTCAACCTGCACGGCCACTCGCATGGCCGGCTGACGCCGGTGACGCGGCAGCACGATGTCGGTGTCGATCCGCAGGGGCTTCGGCCGGTGACGCTGGCGACCATCCTCGCGCCGAAGCGCAAGCGCCGCGCGCCGTGA
- a CDS encoding YkgJ family cysteine cluster protein: MMQSAAPFDCQACGACCAYSADWPRFSTEPDSALDALPPELVSDDLSGMRCVGTRCSALSGVVGERTACTIYALRPEVCRACMPGGEDCLMARRGHGF, from the coding sequence ATGATGCAATCCGCCGCCCCATTCGACTGCCAGGCCTGCGGGGCCTGCTGCGCCTACTCGGCCGACTGGCCGCGCTTTTCCACCGAGCCCGACAGCGCCCTCGACGCATTGCCGCCCGAACTCGTCTCCGACGATCTCTCCGGTATGCGATGCGTAGGCACCCGCTGCTCGGCCCTTTCGGGCGTCGTCGGCGAGCGGACGGCCTGCACGATCTATGCGCTGAGGCCCGAGGTTTGCCGTGCCTGCATGCCGGGAGGCGAGGATTGCCTCATGGCGCGGCGGGGCCACGGCTTCTGA
- a CDS encoding DNA-binding response regulator, whose product MNEAPSDRDGPAFRAGPDIVLVVDDSPDALRMLTDAVETTGATVLVASSGERALQIAAEITPDIVLMDAVMPGIGGFEATRRLKADAGLRHVPVIVMTGLTETEHVVEGLEAGAVDYLAKPIVPDELLARIRVHLSTAREAQRAREALDTTGRFLLAADARGRVLWCTPQARRLLSDALVAEPGLLSLPAALCTQLRSDAQGGSRVLPMAEGYRGPALHLSFLGTTGEDEHLFRVMLSEEARAQALIRQRFSLTEREAEVSIWLARGKANRDIADILGMSPRTVNKHLQAVFAKLGVENRASAAVLVLRSISEGGAQVPAAGER is encoded by the coding sequence ATGAATGAGGCCCCGTCCGATCGCGACGGGCCGGCCTTCCGCGCCGGGCCGGACATCGTGCTGGTGGTGGACGATTCGCCCGACGCGCTGCGGATGCTCACGGATGCGGTGGAGACCACGGGAGCCACGGTGCTCGTCGCCTCCAGCGGCGAGCGCGCGCTCCAGATCGCGGCGGAGATCACGCCCGACATCGTGCTGATGGACGCGGTGATGCCCGGCATCGGCGGTTTCGAGGCGACGCGACGGCTGAAGGCCGATGCAGGCCTGCGCCATGTGCCGGTGATCGTGATGACCGGGCTGACCGAGACCGAGCATGTGGTGGAGGGACTGGAGGCGGGGGCGGTGGACTATCTGGCCAAGCCCATCGTGCCCGACGAGCTTCTGGCGCGAATCCGCGTGCATCTTTCCACCGCGCGCGAGGCACAGCGGGCCCGCGAGGCGCTGGACACCACGGGCCGCTTCCTTCTGGCGGCCGATGCGCGGGGGCGGGTGCTGTGGTGCACGCCCCAGGCGCGCCGGCTTCTCTCCGATGCTCTGGTCGCCGAGCCGGGGCTTCTCAGTCTGCCGGCCGCCCTTTGCACGCAACTGCGCAGCGACGCGCAGGGCGGCTCTCGGGTGCTGCCGATGGCGGAGGGTTATCGCGGGCCGGCCCTGCACCTGTCCTTCCTCGGCACGACGGGGGAGGACGAGCATCTCTTCCGCGTGATGCTGAGCGAGGAGGCGCGGGCGCAGGCGCTGATCCGCCAGCGCTTCTCCCTGACCGAGCGGGAGGCCGAGGTCTCCATCTGGCTGGCGCGGGGCAAGGCCAATCGCGATATCGCCGATATCCTGGGCATGAGCCCGCGCACCGTGAACAAGCACCTCCAGGCGGTGTTCGCCAAGCTGGGGGTGGAAAACCGGGCCTCGGCGGCCGTGCTGGTGCTGCGCAGCATCTCCGAAGGCGGGGCACAGGTTCCCGCCGCGGGCGAACGGTAG